From the genome of Miscanthus floridulus cultivar M001 chromosome 10, ASM1932011v1, whole genome shotgun sequence, one region includes:
- the LOC136490122 gene encoding uncharacterized protein: MREFARQRGICNPIDVGLNKWGLERRMTLEEERARNEAREETRVQMQVLNEHVATLCARIGCSGEHAAEVARARYEEKKLDDHRSRAGRTVQSPIVLSDEGDEDADDTARLSELIALAEAGIQAQEAEDDTGRLSELIALAEVGIQAQEAEDDTGRLSELIALAEVGLQAEEDDDTFFTQAAAAADEAEAAYYKRQAGQSNAVEPSHSNRVVVEDWYSDDELLTQYVSD, from the exons atgcgtgagtttgctagacagcgcggtatttgtaacccgatcgatgttgggcttaacaaatggggattggagaggcggatgacgttagaggaggagagggcaaggaatgaggcaagggaggagacaagagtacagatgcaggtcttgaacgagcatgttgctacattatgtgcca ggattggttgtagcggggaacatgccgcagaggtggctcgtgcaaggtatgaggagaagaagttagatgaccatagatcacgagctggtcgcaccgttcaatcaccgattgtgttgtctgatgagggagacgaggatgcggacgacactgccagactgagtgagctcattgctctagcagaggcgggcatacaggcgcaggaggctgaggacgacactggcagacttagcgagctcatcgctctagcagaggtgggcattcaggcgcaggaggctgaggacgacactggcagactgagcgagctcatcgctctagcagaggtgggcttacaggcagaggaggatgacgacacgttcttcactcaggccgcagcggccgcagatgaagcggaggccgcttactacaagcgacaggcaggtcagagcaacgcagttgagcctagccatagcaacagggttgtagtagaggactggtactcggatgatgagttgcttactcagtacgtttcagactga
- the LOC136488180 gene encoding probable mediator of RNA polymerase II transcription subunit 26c isoform X1 — protein sequence MDRGERLGRALDAFGGDLWALVDAALDVAARDHPDELRARRDGIVERLYAAAAAAGCSNCAGRPPPLAALAAAGLDEEGGEEAAPASPVVEADAQAGGAEELGAGAGAPGLESKIVAIRDFLDDPNQPEDELVRLLQNLADMGVTYNALQATDIGRQVNGLRKHPSAEVRRLVKQLIRKWKEIVDDWVRLHNSGGDGSTTVMTADGDSPDKIQGRSHQSPRVSGFQYSPSPQRQNGTASERANNGFESTMDAKRRASPVPAHHNSKQMNNHHNSTTSTSSAPAKVTREQRQSLLDLDKLDSARKRLQENYQEAQNAKKQRTIQVMDINDIPKPKSRNAFIRKSGSDGLPARHR from the exons ATGGACCGGGGTGAGCGCCTCGGCCGCGCGCTGGACGCCTTCGGAGGCGACCTGTGGGCGCTGGTCGACGCCGCGCTGGACGTGGCCGCGCGGGACCACCCCGACGAGCTGCGCGCGCGCCGCGACGGCATCGTCGAGCGCCtctacgccgccgccgccgccgccggctgtaGCAACTGCGCCGGGCGTCCACCGCCTCTTGCTGCTTTAGCAGCGGCGGGGCTGGATGAGGAGGGCGGCGAGGAAGCGGCTCCGGCTTCTCCAGTGGTGGAGGCTGACGCCCAAGCCGGTGGCGCAGAGGAgctcggcgccggcgccggcgcgcccGGGCTCGAGAGCAAGATCGTGGCCATCAGGGACTTCTTGGATGACCCCAATCAG CCCGAGGACGAGCTGGTGCGCTTGCTGCAGAACCTGGCAGACATGGGCGTCACCTACAATGCCCTCCAG GCGACTGACATCGGGCGGCAAGTGAATGGTCTGCGCAAGCACCCTTCCGCTGAGGTCAGGCGACTGGTGAAGCAGCTCATCAG GAAGTGGAAGGAGATAGTGGACGACTGGGTGCGCCTGCACAATTCCGGCGGTGACGGCAGCACCACGGTTATGA CAGCTGATGGTGACTCTCCAGATAAAATCCAAGGCAGGAGCCACCAAAGCCCTCGG GTTTCAGGATTTCAGTATTCTCCCAGCCCACAGAGGCAAA ATGGTACAGCTTCAGAGAGGGCTAACAATGGGTTTGAGTCAACCATGGATGCAAAGCGTAGGGCCAGCCCTGTACCAGCACATCATAATTCCAAGCAGATGAACAACCACCATAATTCTACTACTAGTACATCATCTGCTCCAGCT AAAGTGACAAGGGAGCAAAGGCAGAGTCTTTTGGACCTTGACAAGCTTGACTCTGCTAGGAAGAGGCTCCAGGAGAATTATCAAGAAGCACAAAATG CCAAAAAGCAGAGGACAATCCAAGTGATGGACATTAATGACATACCGAAGCCGAAGAGCAGAAACGCCTTCATCCGCAAGAGCGGCAGCGATGGGCTCCCGGCGAGGCACCGATAA
- the LOC136488180 gene encoding probable mediator of RNA polymerase II transcription subunit 26c isoform X2, producing the protein MDRGERLGRALDAFGGDLWALVDAALDVAARDHPDELRARRDGIVERLYAAAAAAGCSNCAGRPPPLAALAAAGLDEEGGEEAAPASPVVEADAQAGGAEELGAGAGAPGLESKIVAIRDFLDDPNQPEDELVRLLQNLADMGVTYNALQATDIGRQVNGLRKHPSAEVRRLVKQLIRKWKEIVDDWVRLHNSGGDGSTTVMTDGDSPDKIQGRSHQSPRVSGFQYSPSPQRQNGTASERANNGFESTMDAKRRASPVPAHHNSKQMNNHHNSTTSTSSAPAKVTREQRQSLLDLDKLDSARKRLQENYQEAQNAKKQRTIQVMDINDIPKPKSRNAFIRKSGSDGLPARHR; encoded by the exons ATGGACCGGGGTGAGCGCCTCGGCCGCGCGCTGGACGCCTTCGGAGGCGACCTGTGGGCGCTGGTCGACGCCGCGCTGGACGTGGCCGCGCGGGACCACCCCGACGAGCTGCGCGCGCGCCGCGACGGCATCGTCGAGCGCCtctacgccgccgccgccgccgccggctgtaGCAACTGCGCCGGGCGTCCACCGCCTCTTGCTGCTTTAGCAGCGGCGGGGCTGGATGAGGAGGGCGGCGAGGAAGCGGCTCCGGCTTCTCCAGTGGTGGAGGCTGACGCCCAAGCCGGTGGCGCAGAGGAgctcggcgccggcgccggcgcgcccGGGCTCGAGAGCAAGATCGTGGCCATCAGGGACTTCTTGGATGACCCCAATCAG CCCGAGGACGAGCTGGTGCGCTTGCTGCAGAACCTGGCAGACATGGGCGTCACCTACAATGCCCTCCAG GCGACTGACATCGGGCGGCAAGTGAATGGTCTGCGCAAGCACCCTTCCGCTGAGGTCAGGCGACTGGTGAAGCAGCTCATCAG GAAGTGGAAGGAGATAGTGGACGACTGGGTGCGCCTGCACAATTCCGGCGGTGACGGCAGCACCACGGTTATGA CTGATGGTGACTCTCCAGATAAAATCCAAGGCAGGAGCCACCAAAGCCCTCGG GTTTCAGGATTTCAGTATTCTCCCAGCCCACAGAGGCAAA ATGGTACAGCTTCAGAGAGGGCTAACAATGGGTTTGAGTCAACCATGGATGCAAAGCGTAGGGCCAGCCCTGTACCAGCACATCATAATTCCAAGCAGATGAACAACCACCATAATTCTACTACTAGTACATCATCTGCTCCAGCT AAAGTGACAAGGGAGCAAAGGCAGAGTCTTTTGGACCTTGACAAGCTTGACTCTGCTAGGAAGAGGCTCCAGGAGAATTATCAAGAAGCACAAAATG CCAAAAAGCAGAGGACAATCCAAGTGATGGACATTAATGACATACCGAAGCCGAAGAGCAGAAACGCCTTCATCCGCAAGAGCGGCAGCGATGGGCTCCCGGCGAGGCACCGATAA